A single window of Granulicella mallensis MP5ACTX8 DNA harbors:
- a CDS encoding carboxypeptidase regulatory-like domain-containing protein, protein MSIFSKLLAVLRGAQSFPQPFRRTVSIFFLLSCVVAPTFLIAQTGGRIAGAVKDATGAVIPNCQVVLANPANGVKQNAVTGNDGLFTFAAVPVGQYELDVTADGFNPYRQTANLKIDVNTALTVDVVLQVADASQTINVIENTAEVHTTDTQIGQTIERKQVVDIPLNGRSYTDLLAVQAGVVPITTSGAGNSTSGGGFGTVSAAGETNTGQFSINGQRESDNAYYLNGASVQESIGQQAGIIPNLDSIAEFRILSSNVDAEYGSFTGGIINVVTKSGTNALHGNLFEFFRNTHLDARNYFSPERAAFHQNQYGGTIGGPIRKDKIFFFGDYQGQRQVQGIETGLVSVPSLANRSGNFGSSSAFTGIVNGPYLAQVLSQRLGHQVTQGEPFSKVFPNGIIPQSAWGAAPTKMLQYIPAPNVGTATFSSGAYNNTINDNKFGGRLDFNSNRFGTSSIYYFNDNYNLDNPYPSALGGATLPANGFAYDATSMGSDQTVIFSNIRTFGLNTVNEARFGITRLDNHLGTPKGGVGVTLADQGIQAGGEGIVQGFPKQAGVEELIFNNFSVGTNPFSLAQVNTTYDLADSLSHTVGKHTIKAGGRYIWYKVKQNPNLIANGQYLFGAGGTQTTGNAFADFLLGTPDQYSQQSSPIFYESAADGDLFAQDSFRIRPNLTINYGLRWDYVTPWAEKYHQTTTFVAGVQSETFPGAPLGYLVPGDPLPDGGTIPNAIAPTSKDNFSPRFGLAYAPAFSDGLLGKLTGGPGKTSIRLGGGRFFSSPQGLTVAYPTGNPPYGLTYISQEPPVMETPFVGALTGTQYIQQFPVHVPPHTVSRQDPDNNVDWNLYTPISGAGSVYYKNKTSYSMQYTLSIDRQIGANALFSIAYVGSLGRHLLTVRGANPGNPALCLSLSQPSEVASGSTPCGPFGENGVYTRSDGAVVNGTRGPFPNTIGTDAYYQNMGNSHYNGLEATFKRTVGPLSMLASYTYSKSYDQSSSIQEQVDPFNYHRLDGISAFDLKHNFVVSYNYDLPIARLWRPNRLTSGWALSGITRFSTGVPVTFATTSDNYLVFVQDNGVNNISLDMPNYDGTGYKINRNPRNGKPYFNHLAFTPNALGTPGNSKRRDFYGPGIDNYDMALHKVTNFSGTRALELRLEMFNVFNHAQFYGGNSVDGNIGDQGGTFGYVTKAADPRIGQIAAKFQF, encoded by the coding sequence ATGTCGATTTTCAGCAAGCTGCTCGCCGTCCTCAGGGGAGCACAGAGCTTCCCACAACCTTTCCGCCGCACGGTCTCGATTTTCTTTCTACTCTCCTGTGTCGTTGCGCCAACGTTTCTGATTGCTCAAACGGGTGGGCGCATCGCTGGTGCTGTAAAAGATGCTACCGGCGCTGTGATTCCGAACTGCCAGGTTGTTCTGGCCAACCCGGCTAATGGAGTGAAGCAGAACGCGGTGACTGGCAACGATGGGTTGTTTACCTTTGCCGCCGTTCCCGTCGGTCAGTATGAACTTGATGTGACCGCCGATGGTTTCAATCCCTATCGACAGACAGCCAATCTGAAGATCGATGTGAACACCGCACTGACCGTCGATGTCGTGCTCCAGGTTGCAGACGCAAGCCAGACAATCAACGTCATCGAGAACACCGCTGAGGTTCATACCACCGATACGCAGATCGGACAGACGATCGAGCGCAAGCAGGTGGTCGATATTCCACTCAATGGCCGCAGTTATACCGACCTGCTTGCAGTGCAGGCGGGCGTCGTACCCATTACGACCAGCGGCGCCGGCAACAGCACTTCGGGCGGAGGTTTTGGCACGGTCTCCGCTGCGGGTGAAACCAACACCGGTCAGTTCTCCATCAACGGACAACGCGAGTCAGATAACGCCTACTACCTGAACGGCGCGAGTGTGCAGGAGTCTATCGGCCAGCAGGCGGGTATCATCCCGAATCTCGATTCGATTGCTGAGTTCCGCATTCTTTCAAGTAACGTCGATGCCGAGTATGGCAGCTTTACCGGCGGCATCATCAACGTCGTCACAAAGTCCGGCACAAACGCGCTTCATGGCAATCTCTTCGAGTTCTTCCGCAACACGCATCTGGACGCACGCAACTACTTTTCTCCGGAGCGCGCTGCCTTCCATCAGAATCAGTATGGTGGCACTATCGGTGGGCCGATTCGCAAGGACAAGATCTTCTTCTTCGGCGATTACCAGGGGCAACGTCAGGTCCAGGGCATCGAGACCGGCCTTGTCAGCGTTCCGTCTCTGGCAAACCGCTCCGGCAACTTCGGTTCGTCTTCTGCTTTTACTGGAATCGTTAACGGACCTTACCTTGCGCAGGTTCTGAGCCAGCGTCTCGGCCATCAGGTTACGCAGGGAGAGCCTTTTTCAAAGGTGTTTCCCAACGGGATCATTCCCCAGAGCGCATGGGGAGCCGCACCAACAAAGATGCTGCAATACATTCCAGCGCCGAATGTTGGGACAGCCACGTTCTCAAGCGGGGCGTACAACAACACGATTAATGACAATAAGTTCGGCGGCAGGCTCGACTTCAACTCCAATCGTTTCGGAACCTCTTCGATCTACTACTTCAATGACAATTACAACCTCGATAACCCCTATCCCAGCGCGCTCGGAGGGGCCACCTTGCCCGCTAACGGGTTTGCCTATGATGCGACTTCTATGGGCTCGGATCAGACGGTTATCTTCAGCAATATCCGCACCTTCGGTTTGAATACCGTCAATGAGGCGCGCTTCGGCATCACTCGTTTGGACAACCACCTTGGGACACCCAAAGGAGGAGTCGGAGTTACGCTCGCGGACCAGGGCATTCAGGCAGGCGGTGAGGGCATCGTTCAGGGATTCCCAAAACAGGCAGGTGTCGAAGAGTTGATCTTCAACAACTTTTCTGTGGGCACGAATCCGTTCTCGCTTGCACAGGTCAACACGACTTACGATTTAGCAGACAGCCTTTCGCATACCGTCGGCAAACATACCATCAAGGCTGGGGGGCGCTACATCTGGTACAAGGTGAAGCAGAACCCTAACCTAATCGCGAACGGCCAATACCTGTTCGGCGCGGGCGGAACACAGACTACAGGCAATGCCTTTGCGGATTTCCTGCTGGGCACGCCCGATCAATACTCGCAGCAATCTTCGCCGATCTTTTACGAGAGTGCCGCCGATGGCGATCTGTTTGCCCAGGACAGCTTTCGCATCCGTCCGAATCTCACGATCAACTACGGCCTGCGCTGGGACTACGTAACTCCCTGGGCTGAGAAATATCACCAGACGACGACCTTCGTAGCCGGTGTACAGTCCGAGACATTTCCAGGGGCACCCCTGGGATACCTCGTACCGGGAGATCCGCTTCCAGATGGAGGCACGATCCCCAACGCAATCGCACCTACATCCAAGGACAATTTCTCGCCGCGCTTTGGACTCGCGTACGCCCCGGCATTCTCCGATGGCCTGCTCGGGAAACTGACCGGCGGCCCAGGCAAGACCAGCATCCGGCTCGGCGGCGGACGTTTCTTTAGCTCGCCCCAGGGGCTCACCGTTGCCTATCCGACCGGCAATCCGCCGTATGGTCTCACCTATATCAGCCAGGAACCTCCGGTCATGGAGACGCCCTTCGTTGGAGCTCTCACGGGCACACAATACATCCAGCAGTTTCCTGTGCATGTGCCGCCCCACACTGTTTCGCGTCAAGACCCGGATAACAACGTCGATTGGAACCTCTATACCCCTATCAGCGGAGCAGGAAGTGTGTACTACAAGAACAAGACCAGCTACTCGATGCAGTACACGCTCTCGATCGACCGCCAGATTGGCGCCAACGCCCTGTTCAGCATCGCCTATGTCGGTTCGCTGGGAAGGCATCTGCTCACCGTTCGAGGAGCCAACCCCGGTAACCCCGCGCTCTGTCTCAGCCTGAGTCAACCCTCGGAGGTAGCCTCAGGCTCGACGCCCTGTGGGCCCTTCGGTGAGAACGGTGTCTATACAAGGTCCGATGGTGCGGTCGTCAACGGAACGCGTGGTCCCTTTCCCAATACGATTGGGACCGATGCCTACTACCAGAACATGGGCAACTCGCACTACAACGGCCTGGAAGCGACCTTTAAGCGTACGGTCGGACCGCTATCCATGCTTGCCAGCTATACCTATTCCAAGTCCTACGACCAAAGTTCCAGCATCCAGGAGCAGGTCGATCCTTTCAACTATCATCGGCTGGATGGAATTTCGGCATTCGATCTGAAGCATAACTTCGTCGTTAGTTATAACTACGATCTACCCATCGCTCGGCTGTGGCGTCCGAACCGGCTCACCAGCGGCTGGGCCCTCTCCGGCATCACTCGTTTCTCAACAGGTGTGCCGGTGACATTTGCCACCACCAGCGACAACTATCTGGTATTTGTGCAGGACAACGGCGTGAACAATATCAGCCTCGACATGCCGAATTATGATGGCACCGGATACAAGATCAACCGCAACCCACGCAATGGCAAGCCGTATTTTAATCATCTTGCCTTCACCCCTAATGCTCTCGGAACACCGGGTAACTCCAAACGCCGAGATTTCTACGGACCGGGCATTGATAACTACGATATGGCGCTGCACAAGGTAACGAACTTCTCGGGAACTCGTGCGCTGGAGCTTCGCCTGGAGATGTTCAATGTCTTCAATCACGCGCAGTTCTATGGAGGCAACTCAGTCGACGGAAATATTGGCGACCAAGGTGGCACCTTCGGGTATGTGACGAAGGCGGCTGATCCTCGTATCGGTCAGATCGCGGCAAAGTTTCAGTTTTAG
- a CDS encoding MgtC/SapB family protein, with protein MIGISTLHFAIRLLLAIAMGATVGLERQWRQRMAGTRTNALVAAGAAAFVMCGLLLDNDPSARGRIVSYVVSGVGFLGAGVIFKDGANVRGLNTAATIWCSAAIGALTGLGSLNLALVLAAAVLLTNMVLRPLAYLLHPVLPDASPVETLYEIRLTCGLSVAVHIRSLLLTTISRLPVVLQSIHGEQDEQTDETHIRAEVMTAGRNNEALEQVVVRLSIEDAVSNLSWSIVQSSME; from the coding sequence ATGATCGGAATCAGCACACTCCACTTTGCCATCCGCTTGTTGCTTGCGATTGCAATGGGCGCGACGGTTGGACTGGAACGTCAATGGCGGCAGCGCATGGCGGGTACTCGTACCAATGCTCTTGTCGCCGCAGGCGCCGCGGCGTTTGTCATGTGTGGCCTTTTGCTCGACAACGACCCCTCGGCTCGGGGGCGCATTGTTTCGTATGTTGTCTCAGGTGTCGGATTTCTAGGTGCAGGCGTTATCTTCAAGGATGGTGCGAACGTGCGCGGCCTCAACACCGCAGCGACAATCTGGTGTTCCGCCGCAATTGGAGCACTGACGGGCCTCGGCTCACTGAATCTCGCCCTTGTTCTGGCGGCTGCAGTTTTGCTCACCAATATGGTGCTCCGCCCGTTGGCCTATCTTCTTCATCCCGTTCTTCCTGATGCCTCTCCCGTCGAGACGCTCTATGAGATTCGCCTTACCTGCGGTCTTTCTGTTGCCGTGCATATCCGCTCCTTGTTGCTTACTACGATCAGCCGATTGCCGGTGGTCCTTCAGTCCATCCACGGTGAGCAGGATGAGCAGACGGATGAGACACATATCCGGGCCGAGGTGATGACTGCGGGGAGAAACAACGAGGCCTTGGAGCAGGTAGTCGTTCGGCTGTCGATTGAAGACGCGGTCTCGAATCTGAGCTGGTCTATCGTTCAATCTTCAATGGAATAG
- a CDS encoding adenosine deaminase, which translates to MELREAGISIEQFILTLPKAELHMHLEGSLEPEMLFSLAERNNISLRWPSVETLRAAYEFANLEDFLALYFEGCRVLVTEQDFYDVTAAYLAKASEQSVWRAEIFLGPQSFTARGVPLEDIMRGVLGAIDDAHSATGIRAGYIVSVHRHRPVEEAMEVLDAIAPWAEKVAGIGMGGPEVGYPPGRFRPFYLKAKALGYKTTVHAGEEGPPAYIREALDMLPIDRIDHGVTAHRDEELMERLAAELIPLTVCPLSNLRLKGVPSLELHPLKKMLDRGLRVSVHSDDPPYFGGYVNENLLACWRAMSLSVEDIATLARNSFLGAFATSEEIQKGVDAVNQHLDTFRTNALVASESLTK; encoded by the coding sequence ATGGAATTGAGGGAGGCAGGAATTAGCATCGAACAGTTCATCCTAACGTTGCCGAAAGCAGAACTCCACATGCACCTCGAAGGTTCTCTCGAACCGGAGATGCTGTTCTCTTTGGCTGAACGTAACAACATCTCGCTGCGTTGGCCTTCTGTAGAGACACTCCGCGCTGCATACGAATTTGCCAACCTCGAAGACTTTCTAGCGCTCTACTTCGAGGGTTGCCGGGTTCTCGTGACGGAGCAGGATTTCTATGACGTGACTGCCGCTTACCTGGCGAAGGCAAGTGAGCAGAGTGTCTGGCGCGCAGAGATTTTTCTCGGTCCGCAGAGCTTCACTGCGCGAGGCGTGCCGCTCGAGGACATCATGCGCGGTGTGCTTGGCGCTATCGATGACGCGCACTCCGCTACCGGCATCAGAGCCGGGTATATCGTCAGCGTTCACCGCCACAGACCCGTCGAGGAGGCTATGGAGGTACTCGACGCTATCGCGCCGTGGGCTGAAAAAGTCGCCGGTATCGGCATGGGCGGTCCGGAAGTGGGCTATCCTCCAGGTCGATTCAGGCCGTTCTACCTTAAGGCCAAAGCATTGGGTTACAAAACCACAGTTCATGCAGGCGAAGAAGGACCGCCCGCATATATCCGCGAGGCTCTGGACATGCTGCCCATCGACAGGATCGATCATGGTGTCACCGCACATCGCGATGAAGAACTGATGGAGCGACTCGCCGCGGAGCTGATACCCCTTACGGTTTGTCCGCTCTCCAACCTCCGTCTGAAGGGTGTTCCATCTCTAGAGTTGCATCCGCTCAAGAAAATGCTGGATCGTGGACTGCGAGTGAGTGTTCACTCCGATGATCCGCCGTACTTCGGCGGCTACGTCAATGAGAACCTGCTCGCGTGCTGGAGGGCTATGAGCCTGTCCGTAGAGGACATTGCCACTCTTGCGCGCAACAGCTTCCTCGGCGCCTTTGCGACCTCAGAGGAGATCCAGAAAGGAGTGGACGCAGTGAATCAGCATCTCGACACTTTTAGGACCAACGCGCTCGTGGCCTCGGAGTCGCTGACCAAATGA
- a CDS encoding nitroreductase family protein: MPDLEQIKYAPASAGILDPIASRWSPRAFSDQPVSTEDLHKIFTAASWAASSANEQPWRFLFGRNGDATFAKILDSMVEANQAWARHAPVLLLSVDKSTFSPGPFSGQPNRFALHDTGAASAYLTLQATALGLHAHGLGGFSQEKARAHFNIPADFEIGACWAIGYLGDPDALPEGLKQRELAPRTRKPIADFVFAEWEVPAKL, encoded by the coding sequence ATGCCCGACCTCGAACAAATCAAATACGCCCCTGCCTCCGCCGGCATCCTCGACCCCATCGCCAGCCGCTGGTCCCCACGGGCCTTCAGCGATCAGCCAGTCTCTACAGAAGATCTGCACAAGATCTTCACCGCTGCCTCCTGGGCCGCATCCTCCGCCAACGAGCAGCCCTGGCGCTTTCTCTTCGGACGCAACGGCGACGCGACTTTCGCTAAGATCCTTGACTCCATGGTCGAGGCCAATCAGGCCTGGGCCAGGCACGCGCCCGTTCTCCTGCTCTCGGTCGACAAGTCTACCTTCTCGCCGGGCCCTTTCAGCGGCCAGCCAAACCGTTTCGCACTGCACGATACCGGCGCTGCCTCCGCCTATCTGACGCTCCAGGCCACCGCGCTCGGCCTGCACGCTCACGGCCTTGGCGGCTTCAGCCAGGAGAAGGCCCGCGCTCACTTCAACATTCCCGCAGACTTCGAGATCGGCGCCTGCTGGGCCATTGGCTATCTCGGCGATCCCGACGCCCTGCCGGAAGGACTCAAGCAACGCGAGCTCGCGCCACGCACTCGTAAACCAATCGCCGATTTCGTCTTTGCCGAATGGGAAGTACCGGCAAAGCTCTAA